From the Glycine max cultivar Williams 82 chromosome 11, Glycine_max_v4.0, whole genome shotgun sequence genome, the window NNNNNNNNNNNNNNNNNNNNNNNNNNNNNNNNNNNNNNNNNNNNNNNNNNNNNNNNNNNNNNNNNNNNNNNNNNNNNNNNNNNNNNNNNNNNNNNNNNNNNNNNNNNNNNNNNNNNNNNNNNNNNNNNNNNNNNNNNNNNNNNNNNNNNNNNNNNNNNNNNNNNNNNNNNNNNNNNNNNNNNNNNNNNNNNNNNNNNNNNNNNNNNNNNNNNNNNNNNNNNNNNNNNNNNNNNNNNNNNNNNNNNNNNNNNNNNNNNNNNNNNNNNNNNNNNNNNNNNNNNNNNNNNNNNNNNNNNNNNNNNNNNNNNNNNNNNNNNNNNNNNNNNNNNNNNNNNNNNNNNNNNNNNNNNNNNNNNNNNNNNNNNNNNNNNNNNNNNNNNNNNNNNNNNNNNNNNNNNNNNNNNNNNNNNNNNNNNNNNNNNNNNNNNNNNNNNNNNNNNNNNNNNNNNNNNNNNNNNNNNNNNNNNNNNNNNNNNNNNNNNNNNNNNNNTGCTAGTTTCACAAGCAAATAAAAAGCACAAGGTCAAAGGATCAATGTGTCACAAGCGAAAAATATACTCATTCATTATATTTCATATCACATAATCGTGGAGAATTGCCTATTCAAGTGAATATATTACACACTACGCTGAGAAAGCCATCATCAAGAATCATTATagccattttaaaaataattaacaaaggTCCAAATTGAATCATATCGTATCAACGTGCATATGCATTAGCCTGTTTTTCCAATTTTCCCAGCAAACAAATCTTGGTTTAATTCGAATATTGTCCAAATCaccatttatatataataacgaCCCcacctatcttttgaatttacaTTAAACTTGAAATAAAAGCCAGCATCGGCGGCAGATCTATCACTGTTCAAAAAAATAACAccaagaataattcaaaatatgagTCGGAGGTCTAAAAGTGTAAACCTGATAGTGAATATTGCCAAACTCCacaatttaatcaatttatacacaaaagcaactagacaagaaaaaagaaaaacaaacgaTACTGGAGAGCGGGCTTCATACattaatacaatattaattCATCAAGccaatatttgatttttttttaaaattacttttatacgtttttaaagttactttaatgattttttttttaaaaaaacttattaaaacattttaaatgtgttttaatgaattttaccgtcaaacttataaataaattcCGACTTTTTTCATATTACaagtagtgtttttttttatgaaagataACTCAGttgaagttaattataaatgaattttttttatgtaatatattatatgtatcAGGAGTTGGTTGAGTGTTCaacttttatgaataaaaaaatgaaattgaatttcaaatttaaattcaagatCATTTTGTTAAACtggaataattatatatatatttgagtcCGTTATGAATGAAAGCTGGTGACAAAAtgaaattttgcaaaaaaatatttcacccTTTCTTTTGTGTTCAATTTATTGTAGAACATTGGATTTTGTTAGAAgatcaaatccaaagtttttatttatatttttttaaccactCAATTAATCTTAATCTTGTAAGAAGCGTGCAAGAAAATATCGAggtacataataataatttaaatgtatCCTACTAAATTTTCTATTAGTGAGCATCTCCAAACAAATTGAAATTCGATTTCTAAGATGGTAAGTAGAAAgagtagagaaaaaaaaaaaaaaaagtcctttctCCTTGAATGATGGCATGTGGTATGGTAATGATATGCATGAAAGGGTTATGGTGAGTTGAATTAGGGTGGACAAATGGCAAGTGGGGTTGTGCAAACAAAAACTACTGGGccattcttccattttcttccattattattatttttattttattttttgaattttaaaatagggAGTGCCTCAAAAGGACCCTGAAACCTTAATAAAAGCAGATTGTCTTCGACATTCCATGCTCCAACTCCCTACTACCAGTAttacccttctctctctctccctctttctctgtTGGGTCACtcacattattaaaaataaccaCCCTCACACTTCCCAACGCTTCCTTAACCATGAGCCACGCCGGCCTCTGGCTTCCGCCGCAGTTCCTCGCCGGAGACCCTGACACAACCCTTTCGAACTCCGATTTCAGCTTCCCTTCCGAGTTCCCCTACGAGTTCGGATTGTCTTCTCCGGAGAGCAGCGACGACGGCGAAGAGGACTTCTTCGCCGGCCTCAGTCGCCGACTCGGTCAGACCTCGCTTCACGAAACTCGCAAGCAACTCTCATCCACTGTTTCGGAGATTCCAAGGAAAACTCAGGGTTTGGTCGGTTCCCCTCAGTCCACGCTCGCCGGAATAGGAAGCTGGTCCGGTCGGAGCGCCGTTTCCGGCGACGGAAGCCCCAACGGGTACTCGCGTGTCCCTTCGCCCTCGACGACGCCGTTTGACGAAAACAACGACCCCTGGGAAGTGATTTACGCAGCCGCAGTTCAAATCGCAAGGATGAagatgaacaacaacaacaaccgaGTTCCAGCACAGTATGATTTTCACAATAATAGAAGGTTACTCACTCATCATTGCCCTAACCGGAGTTTCAATCAGGTTATCCTAGTAAAGGATTCTGAAATTCAacttatatactctattttgattttatcacTAGTCGATGTGGGATTCCtaacaatttttgtttgttgcttCTGTAGGTCGTGAGAGCGAAGCAACAGTGTGGTTCGGATTGGGGAAGGCCAACCAAGCCTAATAACTATTTGGTTCAGCAGCAACAGGTTAAGGTTCAGAGTAGAGCGCGTGAGTTTGGGCACGAGAGTGTGAATGCGAAATGCACTCGTCCATCTGCGTGGCCCCCTTCGCAAGTTCAGCAGCAAAACAACCGGGTACAGTTTGGCGGATCCGGGTCTAGGGTTGGTGGATCTTCTGTGAAAAGGGGGTGTGGTGGAACTGGGGTGTTCTTGCCTCGCCATTATGAAACCCCTTCTGAGCCACGTCGCCAGAAAACTGGTAAGTGCAAATTAAAACTACTCATAAGGTcgtgtttggataaacttctttaCAAATACTTCtaggagaaagaaaataaaaaaaaagaaaatga encodes:
- the LOC100782060 gene encoding uncharacterized protein, whose amino-acid sequence is MSHAGLWLPPQFLAGDPDTTLSNSDFSFPSEFPYEFGLSSPESSDDGEEDFFAGLSRRLGQTSLHETRKQLSSTVSEIPRKTQGLVGSPQSTLAGIGSWSGRSAVSGDGSPNGYSRVPSPSTTPFDENNDPWEVIYAAAVQIARMKMNNNNNRVPAQYDFHNNRRLLTHHCPNRSFNQVVRAKQQCGSDWGRPTKPNNYLVQQQQVKVQSRAREFGHESVNAKCTRPSAWPPSQVQQQNNRVQFGGSGSRVGGSSVKRGCGGTGVFLPRHYETPSEPRRQKTGCAPVLLPAKVVHALNLNIDDLNGTTQPRFSNAFATDYEAILARRNALLMQEQQQQQQRLISVRREEAANYEIRLPQEWTY